Proteins encoded within one genomic window of Streptomyces rubradiris:
- a CDS encoding GlxA family transcriptional regulator: MHPEVLAMLRVAVVASPPVSMFNLAIPELLFDKVRVDGEPGYEVVICAPEPGPMPTTGTLDLYVPHGLEALREAHTVIVAGTGRPLSPDPRVVEALREAAAAGKRIASICSGAFSLAEAGLLKGRKATTYWAQAGELRRRHPDIDLQGDVLFVQDGPFLTASGYAAGIDLCLHIVRTDYGAAIANEVARLALVAPVRPGGQTQFTQTPLPPERGTACADTRGWAMRNLDKPLTLTDLARHAGVSVRTLTRRFQAESGVSPLQWLLHQRIERAKELLETTRLPMDQVAAACGLGTADSLRAHLVRRTGLTPSAYRAQFSRHGTAAAAGTPAAA; the protein is encoded by the coding sequence ATGCATCCGGAGGTTCTGGCCATGCTGCGTGTCGCCGTCGTCGCGTCCCCGCCCGTGTCGATGTTCAACCTCGCCATCCCCGAGCTGCTCTTCGACAAGGTGCGGGTCGACGGCGAGCCGGGCTACGAGGTCGTGATCTGCGCGCCCGAGCCCGGCCCCATGCCCACCACCGGCACGCTGGACCTGTACGTGCCCCACGGCCTGGAGGCGCTGCGCGAGGCGCACACCGTGATCGTCGCGGGCACCGGGCGACCCCTGTCGCCGGATCCCCGGGTGGTCGAGGCGCTGCGCGAGGCCGCGGCGGCGGGCAAGCGCATCGCCTCCATCTGCTCCGGCGCCTTCTCGCTCGCCGAGGCGGGCCTGCTCAAGGGCCGCAAGGCCACCACCTACTGGGCGCAGGCCGGGGAGCTGCGCCGCCGCCACCCCGACATCGACCTCCAGGGCGACGTCCTGTTCGTCCAGGACGGCCCGTTCCTGACCGCCTCCGGCTACGCGGCCGGGATCGACCTGTGCCTGCACATCGTCCGCACCGACTACGGCGCCGCCATCGCCAACGAGGTCGCCCGCCTCGCCCTGGTCGCCCCGGTCCGGCCCGGCGGGCAGACCCAGTTCACCCAGACCCCGCTGCCGCCCGAGCGCGGCACCGCCTGCGCCGACACCCGCGGCTGGGCGATGCGCAACCTGGACAAGCCGCTCACCCTGACCGACCTGGCCCGGCACGCCGGTGTCTCGGTGCGCACCCTCACCCGCCGGTTCCAGGCCGAGAGCGGGGTCAGCCCGTTGCAGTGGCTGCTGCACCAGCGCATCGAGCGGGCCAAGGAACTGCTGGAGACCACCCGGCTGCCCATGGACCAGGTGGCCGCCGCCTGCGGCCTGGGCACCGCCGACTCCCTGCGCGCCCACCTGGTCCGCCGCACCGGCCTCACCCCGAGCGCGTACCGGGCCCAGTTCAGCAGGCACGGCACCGCGGCCGCGGCCGGCACGCCCGCGGCGGCCTGA
- a CDS encoding MFS transporter: MPNGKTLTTPQLTGQKEETGTAPVLTLVAAILGTALITLDSTIVTVALPAIGSSLGGGMSGLQWVVDSYTLALAALMLSTGAFADRAGASRAYALGITVFTLASAACGLAPGLPALIGARTVQGAAAAVVLPASLALVRQAYPDPARRGRAVATWAAGSSTALALGPVAGGVLTTWWDWRAIFFVNLPLGVAALVLLVRAPRSARRPAPLDLPGQATAVLALTALTFAVIEGGTAGLVSGAVAVAAAVAFVLIETRQPHPVVPLGLFRDRAVRLAVATGSASSVAFYGMVFVFSLFFQQVQGRSALAAGLLFLPMTGLIAGTNVVAGRLTGRYGARVPLLAGQALAVAGLLALFTVGAGTPAAVVAVLLVPMAVGVALAIPALTTVLLDAVPAERTGVAAGVLNAARQVSGGLGIAVFGALVDGGFAAGLRASLTVAAALLAVTFLLGCRRATAPAAR; encoded by the coding sequence ATGCCGAACGGAAAGACTCTGACCACCCCTCAACTGACCGGCCAGAAGGAGGAAACGGGCACCGCGCCGGTGCTCACCCTCGTGGCGGCCATCCTCGGGACCGCCCTGATCACCCTGGACTCGACCATCGTGACCGTCGCCCTCCCGGCGATCGGCTCCTCCCTCGGCGGCGGGATGTCCGGGCTCCAGTGGGTGGTGGACTCCTACACCCTCGCCCTGGCCGCGCTCATGCTGTCCACGGGCGCCTTCGCGGACCGCGCGGGGGCGAGTCGCGCGTACGCCCTGGGCATCACGGTGTTCACGCTCGCCTCGGCGGCCTGCGGGCTGGCGCCGGGCCTGCCGGCGCTGATCGGCGCGCGGACGGTGCAGGGGGCGGCGGCGGCCGTGGTGCTGCCCGCCTCGCTGGCCCTGGTGCGCCAGGCGTACCCGGATCCGGCCCGGCGTGGCCGGGCGGTGGCCACCTGGGCGGCGGGCAGCTCGACGGCGCTGGCCCTCGGTCCGGTGGCGGGCGGGGTACTGACCACCTGGTGGGACTGGCGGGCGATCTTCTTCGTCAATCTGCCGCTGGGCGTGGCCGCGCTGGTCCTGCTGGTACGCGCCCCCCGCTCGGCGCGCCGCCCGGCCCCGCTGGACCTGCCGGGCCAGGCGACGGCCGTGCTCGCCCTGACCGCGCTGACGTTCGCGGTGATCGAGGGCGGTACGGCGGGCCTCGTCTCCGGTGCCGTGGCCGTGGCCGCCGCCGTCGCGTTCGTCCTGATCGAGACGCGGCAGCCGCACCCGGTGGTGCCGCTCGGCCTGTTCCGCGACCGGGCGGTACGGCTGGCCGTGGCCACCGGGTCGGCGTCCAGCGTGGCGTTCTACGGGATGGTCTTCGTGTTCTCGCTGTTCTTCCAGCAGGTGCAGGGCCGTTCGGCGCTCGCCGCCGGGCTGCTGTTCCTGCCGATGACCGGGCTGATCGCGGGGACGAACGTGGTGGCGGGCCGGCTCACGGGGCGCTACGGCGCCCGGGTGCCGCTGCTGGCCGGCCAGGCGCTCGCGGTGGCGGGCCTGCTGGCCCTGTTCACCGTGGGCGCCGGCACCCCGGCCGCGGTGGTGGCCGTACTGCTGGTGCCGATGGCCGTCGGTGTCGCGCTGGCCATCCCGGCCCTGACCACGGTGCTGCTGGACGCCGTGCCGGCCGAGCGGACGGGGGTGGCCGCCGGGGTGCTCAACGCGGCCCGGCAGGTGTCCGGCGGGCTCGGGATCGCGGTGTTCGGCGCCCTGGTGGACGGCGGTTTCGCCGCCGGACTGCGGGCGAGCCTGACCGTGGCGGCGGCCCTGCTCGCCGTGACGTTCCTGCTGGGCTGCCGACGGGCCACCGCTCCCGCCGCCCGCTGA
- a CDS encoding aldehyde dehydrogenase (NADP(+)): MAAAPVWSVDPRTGKQREQVAVEATAQEVDAAVRAAHAAREALADRAVRAAFLRSAAAGLEQARDPLVGTADAETALGQVRLAGELARTAYQLRAFADIVDEGAFLDVVIDHPDATATPPVPDLRRYKVPLGVVAVYSASNFPFAFSVAGGDTASALAAGCPVVVKAHPDHPALSERVAEVLRRAAAEHGVPEGVVGLVHGFQAGIELIKHPLVAAAGFTGSVRGGRALFDAAAARPVPIPFHGELGSLNPVLVTEAAAAERAEEIGGGLAGSMTLGVGQFCVKPGLVLVPSGGAGDQLVKSLADAVAGTDAGVLLDHRMRDNFIAGVAERAELPDVDAPVTPGEGGEHTVSAGFLTVPAAKLTEEGDHDLLLEECFGPVTVVARYADEQEAKAVLSRLPGNLTATVQLSSEEAAGQGRGPELLAELTPLAGRVLVNGWPTGVAVAPAQHHGGPYPATTSTSTSVGGTAIERWLRPVVYQNAPEALLPAELKDDNPLGLPRRFNGRLER, translated from the coding sequence GTGGCAGCAGCACCAGTCTGGAGTGTCGACCCGCGCACCGGGAAGCAGCGCGAACAGGTTGCGGTCGAGGCCACAGCCCAGGAGGTGGACGCGGCCGTCCGGGCGGCGCACGCGGCGCGCGAGGCGCTCGCCGACCGCGCCGTCCGCGCCGCCTTCCTGCGCTCGGCCGCCGCGGGCCTGGAGCAGGCCCGGGACCCCCTGGTCGGCACCGCCGACGCCGAGACCGCCCTCGGCCAGGTCCGGCTGGCCGGTGAACTCGCCCGCACTGCCTACCAGTTGCGGGCCTTCGCGGACATCGTCGACGAGGGCGCCTTCCTGGACGTCGTCATCGACCACCCCGACGCCACCGCGACCCCGCCCGTGCCGGACCTGCGGCGCTACAAGGTGCCGCTCGGCGTCGTCGCCGTCTACTCCGCCTCCAACTTCCCCTTCGCCTTCTCCGTCGCCGGCGGCGACACCGCGAGCGCGCTCGCCGCGGGCTGCCCCGTCGTGGTCAAGGCCCACCCCGACCACCCGGCACTGTCCGAGCGGGTCGCCGAGGTGCTGCGCCGGGCCGCCGCCGAGCACGGCGTCCCCGAGGGCGTCGTCGGCCTGGTGCACGGCTTCCAGGCGGGCATCGAACTGATCAAGCACCCGCTGGTCGCCGCGGCCGGCTTCACCGGCTCCGTCCGCGGCGGCCGGGCGCTGTTCGACGCCGCCGCCGCGCGCCCGGTGCCGATCCCGTTCCACGGCGAACTCGGCTCACTCAACCCGGTCCTGGTGACCGAGGCCGCCGCGGCCGAGCGGGCCGAGGAGATCGGCGGCGGGCTCGCCGGCTCGATGACCCTCGGCGTCGGCCAGTTCTGCGTCAAGCCCGGCCTGGTGCTGGTGCCCTCCGGCGGCGCCGGCGACCAGCTGGTGAAGTCGCTGGCCGACGCCGTCGCCGGCACCGACGCCGGGGTGCTGCTCGACCACCGCATGCGGGACAACTTCATCGCCGGCGTGGCCGAACGCGCCGAGCTGCCCGACGTGGACGCGCCCGTCACCCCGGGCGAGGGCGGCGAGCACACCGTCAGCGCGGGCTTCCTCACCGTGCCGGCGGCGAAGCTCACCGAGGAGGGCGACCACGACCTGCTCCTGGAGGAGTGCTTCGGGCCGGTCACGGTGGTGGCCCGCTACGCCGACGAGCAGGAGGCCAAGGCCGTCCTGTCCCGCCTCCCGGGCAACCTCACGGCGACGGTCCAGCTCTCCTCGGAGGAGGCCGCGGGCCAGGGCCGGGGGCCGGAGCTGCTCGCCGAACTGACCCCGCTGGCCGGGCGGGTCCTGGTCAACGGCTGGCCGACCGGGGTGGCCGTGGCACCGGCCCAGCACCACGGCGGGCCCTACCCGGCGACCACCTCCACCTCGACCTCCGTGGGCGGCACCGCCATCGAGCGGTGGCTGCGGCCGGTCGTCTACCAGAACGCGCCCGAGGCGCTGCTGCCGGCCGAGCTGAAGGACGACAACCCCCTCGGCCTGCCCCGGCGGTTCAACGGCCGGCTGGAGCGGTAA
- a CDS encoding IclR family transcriptional regulator, whose product MTAGDAGGGAQVKSAVRTVELLEYFAGRPGMHSLAAVQEAVGYPKSSLYMLLRTLVELGWVETDATGTRYGIGVRALLVGTSYIDGDEVVAAARPTLDRLSDDTTETIHLARLDGTNVVYLATRQSQHYLRPFTRVGRRLPAHSTSLGKAILATYTDEQVRKLLPETLPALTEHTITDRERLIEELRQVREQGFAVDREENTLGLRCFGVAIPYRTPARDAISCSVPVARLTPAHEQMIKDALFDARDRLTLATRRL is encoded by the coding sequence ATGACGGCAGGCGACGCAGGGGGCGGGGCGCAGGTCAAGTCCGCGGTACGGACCGTGGAATTGCTCGAGTACTTCGCCGGCCGGCCCGGTATGCACTCCCTCGCGGCCGTCCAGGAGGCCGTGGGCTATCCCAAGTCCAGCCTGTACATGCTGCTGCGCACGCTGGTGGAGCTCGGCTGGGTGGAGACGGACGCCACGGGCACGCGGTACGGCATCGGGGTGCGGGCGCTGCTCGTCGGCACCTCCTACATCGACGGCGACGAGGTGGTGGCCGCCGCCCGCCCGACCCTGGACCGGCTCTCCGACGACACCACGGAGACCATCCACCTCGCCCGGCTCGACGGCACCAACGTGGTCTACCTGGCCACCCGCCAGTCCCAGCACTACCTGCGCCCCTTCACCCGGGTCGGCCGCCGGCTGCCCGCCCACTCCACCTCGCTCGGCAAGGCGATCCTCGCCACCTACACCGACGAGCAGGTGCGCAAGCTGCTGCCCGAGACGCTGCCCGCGCTCACCGAGCACACCATCACCGACCGGGAGCGGCTCATCGAGGAGCTGCGCCAGGTCCGGGAGCAGGGCTTCGCGGTCGACCGCGAGGAGAACACGCTGGGCCTGCGCTGCTTCGGCGTGGCCATCCCCTACCGCACGCCCGCCCGGGACGCCATCAGCTGCTCGGTGCCGGTGGCCCGGCTGACCCCGGCCCACGAGCAGATGATCAAGGACGCGCTGTTCGACGCGCGCGACCGGCTGACCCTGGCGACCCGCCGGCTGTGA
- a CDS encoding peptidoglycan D,D-transpeptidase FtsI family protein: MNKTIRRASVFALLLVLALLVRATWLQFYDGQALADDKDNRRNVIATYSRPLGNIIVAGEAITGSARTKGSDLAYKRTYTDGELYAAVTGYASQAYAPTQLEGIYTDLLNGTDTKLKTVMDTVTGERPDPGNVLTTIDPAVQKAGYRALGDKKGGAVAIDPKTGKILAAVSTPSYDPSTLTDANTAGKAWKALNADKDKPLTNRALRQPLPPGSTFKLVVAAAALEDGLYKDVDQPTDSPDPYIMPGTVQPLNNENKSAPCENASIRVALRYSCNNVFGHMAVELGQDKVKEMAEKFGFNDDEQDVPVRAYASVYPSGMDKAQTALSGIGQFDVTATPLQMAMVSAAIANGGKLVSPHMVSRITDSGGDVLKDYDDDTDTSEIISAGTAEQLQSAMETVVKDGTGTNALIDGVTVGGKTGTAQHGENNSKTPYAWFTSYGKSDASGKEVAVAVMVEQSDAARSEVSGNGLAAPVARAMMQAALK, translated from the coding sequence ATGAACAAGACGATCAGGCGGGCGTCCGTCTTCGCGCTGCTGCTCGTGCTCGCCCTGCTGGTCAGGGCGACATGGCTGCAGTTCTACGACGGCCAGGCCCTCGCGGACGACAAGGACAACCGGCGGAACGTGATCGCGACGTACTCGCGTCCCCTGGGGAACATCATCGTGGCCGGTGAGGCGATCACCGGTTCCGCGCGGACGAAGGGAAGCGATCTCGCGTACAAGCGCACGTACACGGACGGCGAGCTGTACGCGGCGGTGACGGGCTACGCCTCGCAGGCCTACGCCCCCACCCAGCTGGAGGGCATCTACACGGACCTGCTCAACGGCACGGACACCAAGCTCAAGACGGTGATGGACACCGTCACCGGGGAGCGGCCCGACCCGGGCAACGTGCTCACGACGATCGACCCGGCCGTGCAGAAAGCGGGCTATCGCGCGCTGGGCGACAAGAAGGGCGGGGCCGTCGCGATCGACCCGAAGACCGGGAAGATCCTCGCGGCGGTCTCGACGCCGTCGTACGACCCCTCCACGCTCACCGACGCGAACACCGCGGGCAAGGCGTGGAAGGCGCTCAACGCGGACAAGGACAAGCCGCTCACCAACCGCGCGCTGCGCCAGCCGCTGCCGCCGGGCTCGACGTTCAAGCTGGTCGTCGCCGCCGCCGCGCTGGAGGACGGGCTGTACAAGGACGTGGACCAGCCCACCGACAGCCCGGACCCGTACATCATGCCGGGCACGGTGCAGCCGCTGAACAACGAGAACAAGTCGGCGCCGTGCGAGAACGCCTCCATCCGGGTCGCCCTGCGCTACTCCTGCAACAACGTCTTCGGTCACATGGCCGTCGAGCTGGGGCAGGACAAGGTCAAGGAGATGGCCGAGAAGTTCGGCTTCAACGACGACGAGCAGGACGTGCCGGTGCGCGCCTACGCGAGCGTCTACCCCTCCGGCATGGACAAGGCGCAGACGGCCCTGTCGGGCATCGGCCAGTTCGACGTCACGGCCACCCCGCTCCAGATGGCCATGGTGTCCGCGGCCATAGCCAACGGCGGCAAGCTGGTCTCGCCGCACATGGTCTCGCGGATCACCGACAGCGGCGGTGACGTGCTGAAGGACTACGACGACGACACCGACACCTCGGAGATCATCAGCGCCGGCACCGCCGAGCAGCTCCAGTCGGCGATGGAGACGGTGGTGAAGGACGGTACGGGCACGAACGCGCTGATCGACGGGGTGACCGTCGGCGGCAAGACCGGTACCGCGCAGCACGGCGAGAACAACAGCAAGACGCCGTACGCCTGGTTCACCTCCTACGGCAAGTCGGACGCGAGCGGCAAGGAAGTGGCCGTCGCGGTCATGGTGGAGCAGTCCGACGCGGCCCGCTCCGAGGTGAGCGGCAACGGCCTGGCGGCGCCGGTGGCGCGGGCCATGATGCAGGCGGCACTGAAGTAG
- a CDS encoding SigE family RNA polymerase sigma factor, translated as MGTVVDDAASVEFHAFFERHYAELARLAHLLTGEADAADDLAADALLALWHRWDRVRAADRPVAYARGVVANLARTRIRGAVRERRRIALFWPRGEERTEVPDVAGVVDVQEALRRLPFRKRACVVLRHAFDLSEKDTALALGISVGTVKSQTSKGMAELQRLLGPQGDPRRVRAAMAARGGESGGRNR; from the coding sequence GTGGGCACAGTCGTCGACGACGCCGCCTCCGTGGAGTTCCATGCCTTCTTCGAACGGCACTACGCCGAACTGGCCCGCCTCGCCCACCTGTTGACCGGCGAAGCGGACGCCGCGGACGACCTGGCGGCGGACGCGCTGCTGGCGCTGTGGCACCGCTGGGACCGGGTGCGCGCCGCCGACCGGCCGGTGGCGTACGCGCGGGGCGTGGTCGCCAACCTGGCCCGTACCCGCATCCGCGGCGCGGTGCGCGAGCGGCGGCGGATCGCGCTGTTCTGGCCGCGCGGCGAGGAGCGGACCGAGGTCCCGGACGTCGCCGGTGTGGTGGACGTCCAGGAGGCCCTGCGCCGGCTGCCGTTCAGGAAACGGGCGTGCGTGGTGCTCCGGCACGCGTTCGACCTGTCGGAGAAGGACACCGCGCTCGCGCTGGGGATCTCGGTGGGTACGGTAAAGAGCCAGACGTCCAAGGGCATGGCCGAACTCCAGCGGCTGCTCGGCCCGCAGGGCGACCCGCGGCGGGTGCGCGCGGCGATGGCGGCCCGGGGCGGCGAGAGCGGAGGAAGGAACCGATGA
- a CDS encoding HAD family acid phosphatase: protein MRKSLRALAAGAACAVAGAALYGAGPATAGQSTANSTHEPYNIGQLVKDIDTYYGTTVDANGVYQASPDSPYARDLARIDADAKSYIDKAARKAHRRGEKPAVVFDIDDTLLLSLDYEKRTNYTYDDADWNAYVDRADRPAVFGSPELVRYADSKGVEVFYNTGLGEARRAAAVANLKKVGADVNLDTAHMFLKDKANPPAYLKNCATPGNWKCTTVQFKSATRKHIEQDLGYEIIANFGDQYSDFGGGYADRTYKLPNPTYFVS, encoded by the coding sequence ATGCGGAAGTCCCTCAGGGCCCTCGCGGCCGGCGCCGCCTGTGCCGTCGCCGGCGCGGCGCTGTACGGCGCGGGCCCGGCCACCGCCGGCCAGTCGACCGCCAACTCCACCCACGAGCCGTACAACATCGGCCAGTTGGTGAAGGACATCGACACCTACTACGGCACCACCGTCGACGCGAACGGCGTCTACCAGGCGTCCCCGGACAGCCCGTACGCCCGGGACCTGGCGCGGATCGACGCCGACGCCAAGAGCTACATCGACAAGGCCGCCCGCAAGGCGCACCGCCGGGGCGAGAAGCCCGCCGTCGTCTTCGACATCGACGACACGCTGCTGCTCAGCCTGGACTACGAGAAGCGCACCAACTACACGTACGACGACGCCGACTGGAACGCGTACGTGGACCGGGCCGACCGCCCGGCCGTCTTCGGCAGCCCGGAACTGGTGCGCTACGCCGACTCCAAGGGCGTCGAGGTCTTCTACAACACCGGTCTGGGCGAGGCCCGCCGCGCCGCCGCGGTGGCGAACCTGAAGAAGGTCGGCGCCGACGTCAACCTCGACACCGCCCACATGTTCCTCAAGGACAAGGCCAACCCGCCGGCCTACCTGAAGAACTGCGCCACCCCGGGCAACTGGAAGTGCACCACGGTCCAGTTCAAGTCCGCCACGCGCAAGCACATCGAGCAGGACCTCGGCTACGAGATCATCGCCAACTTCGGCGACCAGTACTCGGACTTCGGGGGCGGCTACGCCGACCGCACCTACAAGCTGCCGAACCCGACGTACTTCGTCTCCTGA
- a CDS encoding pectinesterase family protein — protein MPLTRRALLTAGTGTAAALALTPAPAHARTRPFGHHGSPDRRRTPGTLYVDPHGRGDFTSVQAAVTAATGSGRTLVIAPGTYRETVAVDAGRTEMTWIGASEDPRDVVIVYDNAAGTPKPGGGTHGTSGSATTTVQADGFTARWITFANDWLRADHPDTTGTQAVALKAQGDRSAFWHCRFLGHQDTLYADSTALSAFARQYYAHCHIEGDVDFVFGRATAVYEHCRFRTLDRTDLSAPPYGFVFAPSTARANPHGMLAVRCRFTSGAPDGAYKLARPWVPSNETTARPALVVRDSVIGPGIDPVAPYADMRDAYPWQSMRFGEYRNSGPGAVVTVPANRPQLTAAEAAWHTPAAYLGDWRPREAARISIG, from the coding sequence ATGCCCCTGACCAGACGGGCCCTGCTCACCGCGGGCACCGGCACCGCCGCCGCGCTCGCCCTGACCCCCGCCCCCGCCCACGCCCGCACCCGCCCCTTCGGCCACCACGGCTCCCCGGACCGCCGCCGCACCCCGGGCACCCTGTACGTCGACCCGCACGGCCGGGGCGACTTCACCTCCGTCCAGGCCGCGGTCACCGCCGCCACCGGCAGCGGCCGGACCCTGGTCATCGCCCCCGGCACCTACCGCGAGACGGTCGCCGTCGACGCCGGCCGTACGGAGATGACCTGGATCGGCGCCTCCGAGGACCCGCGGGACGTGGTGATCGTGTACGACAACGCGGCCGGCACCCCCAAGCCCGGCGGCGGCACCCACGGCACCAGCGGCTCGGCCACGACCACCGTCCAGGCCGACGGGTTCACCGCCCGCTGGATCACCTTCGCCAACGACTGGCTGCGCGCCGACCATCCGGACACCACCGGCACCCAGGCCGTCGCGCTCAAGGCACAGGGCGACCGGAGCGCCTTCTGGCACTGCCGCTTCCTCGGTCACCAGGACACCCTGTACGCCGACTCCACCGCCCTGTCCGCCTTCGCCCGGCAGTACTACGCCCACTGCCACATCGAGGGCGACGTCGACTTCGTCTTCGGGCGGGCCACGGCCGTGTACGAGCACTGCCGCTTCCGCACCCTGGACCGCACCGACCTGTCCGCCCCGCCCTACGGCTTCGTCTTCGCGCCCTCCACCGCCCGGGCCAACCCGCACGGCATGCTCGCCGTGCGCTGCCGGTTCACCTCCGGCGCGCCGGACGGGGCGTACAAGCTGGCCCGGCCGTGGGTGCCGTCGAACGAGACCACGGCCCGGCCCGCGCTGGTCGTCCGGGACAGCGTCATCGGGCCCGGCATCGACCCGGTGGCCCCCTACGCCGACATGCGGGACGCCTACCCCTGGCAGTCCATGCGCTTCGGCGAGTACCGCAACTCCGGTCCGGGCGCGGTGGTCACGGTTCCGGCCAACCGGCCGCAGCTCACCGCCGCCGAGGCCGCATGGCACACCCCGGCCGCCTACCTCGGCGACTGGCGCCCCCGGGAAGCGGCTCGTATATCGATCGGGTAA
- a CDS encoding pectate lyase family protein: MRTQRCHGRVMGALVGATALVLAVTGTASAHPAHHTGPDRQVLPARDGWAAYGTGTTGGAAADPAHVYTVTTWEQFKAALADGGSAPKIVRVKGTIDADGPGCDSFAVPGYDFAAYLKTYDPAVWGRTKTLDAEPDDSPEGLRRASAARQDASIKAAVPANTTIVGIGRDAGFKGASLQIKGVDNVIVRNLAFESPLDCFPQWDPTDTADGNWNSEYDSAVVHGSTHVWIDHDTFTDGDHPDSTLPSYYGRIYQQHDGELDVVKGSDYVTVSWNVFEDHDKTILIGNSDSAATAAVDRGHLKVTFHHNLFRNLVERAPRVRFGQVDSYNNHFVAGDGYSYTYGIGMESRLVAEHNAFTLPDGVRAGSVLKKWKEAPVTAADNHVNGRPVDLLAVHNAEVPGETLQAGAGWTPQLRTRIDRPQAVPGIVGRHAGAGHLR; encoded by the coding sequence GTGCGTACACAGAGATGTCATGGACGGGTCATGGGCGCGCTGGTGGGCGCCACCGCCCTCGTCCTCGCCGTCACCGGCACCGCGTCCGCGCACCCCGCCCACCACACCGGCCCCGACCGGCAGGTACTCCCCGCCCGGGACGGCTGGGCCGCGTACGGCACCGGGACCACCGGCGGGGCCGCCGCCGACCCCGCGCACGTGTACACCGTCACCACCTGGGAGCAGTTCAAGGCCGCCCTCGCCGACGGCGGCAGCGCGCCGAAGATCGTCCGGGTGAAGGGCACGATCGACGCCGACGGCCCCGGCTGCGACTCCTTCGCCGTGCCCGGCTACGACTTCGCCGCCTATCTGAAGACCTACGACCCGGCGGTGTGGGGCCGCACCAAGACCCTTGACGCCGAGCCCGACGACAGCCCCGAGGGCTTGCGCCGCGCCTCCGCCGCCCGCCAGGACGCCTCCATCAAGGCGGCCGTCCCCGCCAACACCACCATCGTCGGCATCGGCCGCGACGCCGGGTTCAAGGGCGCCAGCCTCCAGATCAAGGGCGTCGACAACGTCATCGTGCGCAACCTGGCCTTCGAGAGCCCCCTCGACTGCTTCCCGCAGTGGGACCCCACCGACACCGCCGACGGCAACTGGAACTCCGAGTACGACAGCGCCGTGGTGCACGGCTCGACCCACGTGTGGATCGACCACGACACCTTCACCGACGGCGACCACCCGGACAGCACCCTGCCGTCGTACTACGGACGGATCTACCAGCAGCACGACGGCGAGCTGGACGTCGTCAAGGGCTCCGACTACGTCACCGTCTCCTGGAACGTCTTCGAGGACCACGACAAGACGATCCTCATCGGCAACAGCGACAGCGCGGCCACCGCCGCCGTCGACCGCGGGCACCTGAAGGTCACCTTCCACCACAACCTGTTCCGGAACCTGGTCGAGCGGGCCCCGCGCGTCCGCTTCGGGCAGGTGGACTCGTACAACAACCACTTCGTCGCCGGCGACGGCTACTCCTACACCTACGGCATCGGCATGGAGTCCCGACTCGTCGCCGAGCACAACGCGTTCACCCTGCCGGACGGCGTCCGGGCCGGTTCGGTACTGAAGAAGTGGAAGGAGGCGCCGGTCACCGCCGCCGACAACCACGTCAACGGCCGACCGGTGGACCTCCTCGCCGTCCACAACGCCGAGGTACCCGGCGAGACCCTCCAGGCGGGGGCCGGCTGGACACCACAGCTGCGCACCCGGATCGACCGGCCGCAGGCCGTCCCCGGCATCGTCGGCCGCCACGCGGGCGCCGGACACCTGCGCTGA
- a CDS encoding rhamnogalacturonan acetylesterase, whose protein sequence is MSLTRRQVTSAAVAAVPLAGRPGKEARTLYIAGDSTAAQKYADAAPETGWGMALPFFLHKELTVANHAVNGRSSKSFVDEGRLDAVLAVLRPGDLLLVQFGHNDEKATDPTRYTEPWTSYQRYLRLYLDGARTRGARPVLATSVERRRFAADGTAQATHGDYPAAMRALAEAERVPLLDLQALSLALWQRLGAEETKTYFNWTATEQDNTHFNPPGAVAVARLVARELLRTGVLARRDVRRLDEDVPASWITWPDAPAS, encoded by the coding sequence GTGTCCCTTACGCGCAGACAGGTCACGTCCGCCGCTGTCGCCGCCGTCCCCTTGGCCGGGCGGCCCGGGAAAGAGGCGCGGACCCTCTACATCGCCGGTGATTCCACGGCCGCCCAGAAGTACGCCGACGCCGCTCCCGAGACCGGCTGGGGCATGGCACTGCCCTTCTTCCTCCACAAGGAGCTGACGGTCGCCAACCACGCGGTGAACGGCCGGAGTTCGAAGAGCTTCGTCGACGAGGGCCGGCTGGACGCCGTACTCGCCGTGCTCCGGCCCGGGGATCTCCTGCTCGTCCAGTTCGGGCACAACGACGAGAAGGCCACCGACCCCACCCGCTACACCGAGCCGTGGACGTCGTACCAGCGGTACCTGCGGCTGTACCTCGACGGCGCCCGGACCCGGGGCGCCCGGCCCGTCCTCGCCACCTCCGTGGAGCGCCGCCGGTTCGCCGCCGACGGCACCGCCCAGGCCACCCACGGCGACTATCCGGCGGCCATGCGGGCGCTCGCCGAGGCGGAGCGGGTCCCGCTGCTCGACCTCCAGGCGTTGTCGCTCGCGCTGTGGCAGCGGCTCGGGGCGGAGGAGACGAAGACCTACTTCAACTGGACCGCCACGGAGCAGGACAACACGCACTTCAACCCGCCGGGCGCCGTCGCCGTGGCGCGGCTCGTGGCGCGTGAGCTGCTGCGCACCGGGGTGCTGGCCCGCCGCGACGTCCGCCGGCTGGACGAGGACGTCCCGGCGTCCTGGATCACCTGGCCGGACGCCCCCGCGTCCTGA